The Clostridioides sp. ES-S-0010-02 genome window below encodes:
- a CDS encoding protein arginine kinase, with product MKENIVMKSRVRLARNLSNYPFPNRLDKECAMEIIEKVKNAFMNSSLEHKEEFDFYKIEDLDQSKKMLMVEEHMISPDLAENDKSAVIVKKDKTVSIMINEEDHIRIQTMCDDLNLENAYNIANEIDDLLESNLEYAFSTNLGYLTSCPTNTGTGMRASVMMHLPALSQLGYMDELYKISSQIGIAIRGIYGERTEALGNIYQISNQLTLGRTESNIIENVSGLTKDAISKEVKAREILQKKLGIKLEDKIFRSIGTLENSRVMSSSEAMSHLSNIKMGIEMNYIKKLDLKSIEQLMIGIQPAHQSIMYKSDDVENRDINRATYIRETLEKLRGGINYELQ from the coding sequence ATGAAAGAGAATATAGTCATGAAATCAAGAGTTAGGCTGGCTAGGAACTTGAGCAATTATCCTTTTCCAAATAGGTTAGATAAAGAGTGTGCTATGGAAATAATAGAAAAGGTAAAAAATGCATTTATGAATTCTAGTTTAGAACATAAAGAAGAGTTTGATTTCTATAAGATTGAAGATTTAGACCAATCTAAAAAGATGCTCATGGTTGAAGAGCATATGATAAGTCCAGACTTAGCAGAAAATGATAAAAGTGCTGTTATAGTAAAAAAAGATAAAACTGTAAGTATAATGATAAATGAAGAAGACCATATAAGAATACAAACTATGTGTGATGATTTAAATTTAGAAAATGCTTATAACATAGCAAATGAGATAGATGATTTATTAGAATCAAATTTAGAGTATGCATTTAGCACAAACTTGGGTTATCTAACATCTTGCCCAACTAACACGGGAACTGGAATGAGAGCTTCTGTAATGATGCACTTGCCTGCATTGAGTCAATTAGGCTATATGGATGAACTTTATAAGATTTCATCACAAATAGGTATAGCAATAAGAGGTATATATGGAGAGCGAACAGAAGCATTGGGAAATATATACCAAATATCTAATCAGCTTACGCTTGGAAGAACAGAGTCTAATATTATAGAGAATGTAAGTGGTCTTACAAAGGATGCAATTTCAAAAGAAGTGAAAGCCAGAGAAATCTTACAAAAAAAATTGGGTATAAAATTAGAAGATAAAATATTTAGGTCAATAGGAACACTTGAAAATTCAAGGGTAATGAGTAGTTCAGAGGCAATGAGCCATCTATCAAATATAAAAATGGGAATAGAAATGAACTATATAAAAAAACTAGATTTAAAATCTATAGAACAACTTATGATAGGTATACAACCAGCACATCAGTCAATAATGTATAAGAGTGATGATGTTGAAAATAGAGATATAAATAGAGCAACATACATTAGAGAAACTTTGGAAAAATTAAGAGGAGGGATAAATTATGAACTTCAATAG